One Eurosta solidaginis isolate ZX-2024a chromosome 1, ASM4086904v1, whole genome shotgun sequence genomic window, AAGGAAGATCTATATCGCCCATCTGCTATACGCGCTCTATGCAGCATTACAGACAATACAATGCTACAAGCAGTTGAACGTTATATGAAGCAATGTATTGTTGATAAGAATCCAGCAGTGTCATGTGCTGCACTTGTCAGCTCATTACATTTAGCCAATACTGCTGGCGATGTAGTAAAACGTTGGGCTAACGAGGCACAAGAAGCTTTAAATAGCGATAATATTATGGTACAATATCATGCACTTGGGCTGCTTTATCACATACGTAAATCAGATCGATTGGCTGTATCTAAATTGGTGAACAAGTTGACACGTAGTTCCATGAAGAGTCCATATGCAGTTTGCATGTTGGTGAGTAGAAACATATATTCTAAAATAAGAACAACTTTAAGTCGTGTAATATTGCTCCACAGATTCGTGTCGCTTGCAAGCTTATCGAAGAAGAAGGTATTTCTGCGGATGATATGTCGAATTCGCCGATGTTTACATTTATCGAATCATGTTTGCGGCACAAGAGCGAAATGGTTATCTATGAGGCCGCACTTGCAATTGTCAGTTTGAAAAATACAAATACACGTGTGCTCTCGCCTGCATTCTCGATTTTACAATTATTTTGCAGTTCGCCAAAAGCCACTTTGCGTTTTGCAGCCGTGCGCACACTTAACAAAGTAGCAATGACTCATCCTACTTCTGTTACCAAATGCAATTTGGACTTGGAAGGACTTATAACTGATTCGAATCGTTCAGTTGCTACTTTAGCTATTACAACTTTATTAAAGACAGGCGCCGAATCATCAGTTGAGCGTTTAATGAAACAGATTTCATCGTTTGTTGCTGAAATTTCAGATGAATTTAAAGTTGTTGTTGTCCAAGCTATATGCGCTCTCTGCTCTAAGTATCCACGTAAACATACAGTATTAATGAATTTCTTAAGTGGCATGTTGCGCGAGGAAGGTGGCTTGGAATATAAAACTTCGATTGTTGACACAATTATTACAATAATAGAGGAGAATGCTGAAGCTAAAGAATCGGGTCTATCGCATCTATGTGAATTTATTGAAGATTGCGAACATGTCTCGCTTGCTGTACGTATTCTGCATTTGCTTGGCAAAGAGGGACCATTCGCTAGTACACCTTCAAAATATATACGTTTTATTTATAATCGTGTTATCTTGGAAAGCCCTACTGTACGTGCTGCAGCTGTTACAGCACTTGCACAGTTTGGTGCATCTTGCCCTGCACTGATCACAAATATATTAGTGCTGTTGAGCCGTTGTCAAATGGATCCCGATGATGAAGTGCGCGATCGCGCTACATATTATCTACACCTGCTGGAATCTAACAAACCTgaaatttataaacattatattATTGAACGGGAAACATGTTCAATAGCTTTATTGGAGAAAGCATTGACAGAACATCTGCATGGTGATTTGAGCGCTCCATTCGATTTGACAGTTGTTCCAAAGGCTACTGTTGTCAAAGAGGAAGTCGCTAATGAAGCAATGTTGATTTCAAATAGTGAGTTAGACGTGCATTTGTTTCTTTTTgtcatattttaattaataatatttttgtttattagcGCCACGACCGAAAATCACACGAGAGGAAGAAAGCTCTGCACGCTTATCGCAATTACCGGGTATACACGTTTTGGGGCCCATACATCGTACCGCTGCTCCCATACAACTAACTGAAAGCGAAACTGAATATACAGTACAATGCATTAAGCATATATTCGCTAATCATGTCGTATTTCAAGTGAGTTGCAAAAAAATTGGCAGACATAAGAATTTTGCATATGTAGAATATTTTTTGTTTCAGTTTGATTGCCTCAATACTTTGCCTgatcaaattttggaaaatgtgcgCGTTGAACTGACTATACCAGAAGGATTTACCACGCGCGCTGTTATACCATGTGCAAAATTGCCTTACAATGATTTGCAGACCACGTTTGTTATTGCCGAATTCCCACCAGACATTGCTAGCTCAGCTGGTCTGTATTAAACATGAAAATAGTTTCATTAACTGACATCAAATATTTAATTGTTTTAGCAACGTTTGGCGCTACATTACGATTCGTGGTGAAAGATTGCGATCCAACTACAGGTGAACCCGACTCTGACAGCGGTTATGAGGAGGAATATATGCTAGAAGATCTGGAAATCACAGTTGCTGATCAAATTCAGAAAACGAAAAAGAGTAATTTCCAAGTTATTTGGGATGGAGCAGATTCCGaaggtaaacaaaaaaatttatacatataatatgaatttcattttaaattttttcctatatCACCAGAATGGGTTGAAGCCGAAGATACATATTCACTTTCCGCCGTGAGCACGTTGCAAGAAGCAGTTAATACAATCTTGAAATTCCTCGGTTTGGGTGCAGCAAATCTCTCGGAGAATGTGGCGGAAGGCACGCATACACATACTTTACTATGTTCAGGTAACTGCACAAGATATGAATGTAAATAAAATATATCCAACTTCAACTAAAACCTTCTCTACACTTTTATTATCGGCAGGCGTATTTAGAGGTGGCGTCGACATTTTAGTGCGTTCGAAGCTAGCCTTATCGGATGGTGTTACGATGCAGCTAACGGTGCGCACTACAGATCCAGATGTGGCTGAGCTTGTAACATCTGCAATTGGATAGGATACACCTTCTTAATTAACGATAGTAGAATAGCATAAAACGAATAACAAAGTTATCAAGCTGGTTAAGTTTAAAATGAGAATAAAGCGAATGCGATTACAATTACAGACATGCAAAGCGATGAAGAGCACTAAAATAGCATTAGTATACAATTTAGCGAGAACAATTGTTAGTTTTGAGTAAACAAATGTAAGTTTTGAAATGTTATAATTGGCTTACAATATCACAAAAATAGTTTACACATTAAAATTTGTAATGCGATTGATATAATTACAATTTCTAGAGGAGCTTGTTCTATTAAAAACATatattatctttatttttgtaaGAGTGATATGATTGACTAAACAAAAAAACATGAACTTATTCCATAATTTAAATATGTCATATGTTATTATTTCTATTTCTGTTATAAACATAtaagaatgcaaaaaaaaaacccaataaaaATATAGCAAACTAAAGTGGCATTGTATTTACTCcatatatgcaaataaatatcAATAAAACATTGTCAAAAACCCTTAAGTGGAGTAAAAATGTAATGCTTGGTTTAATAAAACTTATAACATATACTTTTCTTGTTTTTCATATTATCTTAAGTTTTTGGCCTTGGAACCGTTTGAAAGTTGTGCGTTTATTTTACGACCTCTTGCAAACTGTTCTTATGTAAAAAGAAATACAACACCCATATGCCATGTCTGAGTGACTGCCAATTGTTATTAAACTGTTTCAATGAAAACAAAACTACATCAATTGTCAGTCACCGAGGAATATGAGTGTAAAACTGTTATGTCaaatttcatgtaaatattcttTGTTTGTTATAGTACG contains:
- the gammaCOP gene encoding coatomer subunit gamma — encoded protein: MGSFRREKDDEDEGATNIYQNLEKTSVLQETRTFNDTPVNPRKCIHILTKILYLINQGEQLVAREATDCFFAMTKLFQSKDVVLRRMVYLGIKELSSIAEDVIIVTSSLTKDMTGKEDLYRPSAIRALCSITDNTMLQAVERYMKQCIVDKNPAVSCAALVSSLHLANTAGDVVKRWANEAQEALNSDNIMVQYHALGLLYHIRKSDRLAVSKLVNKLTRSSMKSPYAVCMLIRVACKLIEEEGISADDMSNSPMFTFIESCLRHKSEMVIYEAALAIVSLKNTNTRVLSPAFSILQLFCSSPKATLRFAAVRTLNKVAMTHPTSVTKCNLDLEGLITDSNRSVATLAITTLLKTGAESSVERLMKQISSFVAEISDEFKVVVVQAICALCSKYPRKHTVLMNFLSGMLREEGGLEYKTSIVDTIITIIEENAEAKESGLSHLCEFIEDCEHVSLAVRILHLLGKEGPFASTPSKYIRFIYNRVILESPTVRAAAVTALAQFGASCPALITNILVLLSRCQMDPDDEVRDRATYYLHLLESNKPEIYKHYIIERETCSIALLEKALTEHLHGDLSAPFDLTVVPKATVVKEEVANEAMLISNTPRPKITREEESSARLSQLPGIHVLGPIHRTAAPIQLTESETEYTVQCIKHIFANHVVFQFDCLNTLPDQILENVRVELTIPEGFTTRAVIPCAKLPYNDLQTTFVIAEFPPDIASSAATFGATLRFVVKDCDPTTGEPDSDSGYEEEYMLEDLEITVADQIQKTKKSNFQVIWDGADSEEWVEAEDTYSLSAVSTLQEAVNTILKFLGLGAANLSENVAEGTHTHTLLCSGVFRGGVDILVRSKLALSDGVTMQLTVRTTDPDVAELVTSAIG